The genomic stretch TGATTGATATAGCGAAGAAGTCTTGTGGCAAATATGTCGGAGGAATAATTAGCGTGTTGTATTTGCTGGTGATGCTACTAGAGGGTTCTTTTTTGCTAAGAGATATTAGTAACTTTATGACTACTCAGATTGTGCCTGAAACGTACTCAAGCTGGATTCATATTCTCATCATGATAGCAGTTATGTATGCTGCCTATTTGGGAATAGAAGTGGTCGGAAGAACCTCGGAAATTTTCTTACCGTGGGTGTTAGTTCCATTCGTTTTGTTAATTATCTTAAATATTCCACAAATGAAGATTGAACGCATATTGCCACTCTTTTATTTAAAAGCAGACGAAATATATATAGGAAGCTTTTACTTTTTATCCAATCCTTTTTTGGAACTAATTCTTATTTTAATGGTTACTCCTCATGTTCAAAAGTATGAACATGTTAAGAAAGGATTACTTTACGGCGTAGTTGCTTCAGGTTTTACAGTTATTATTGTGACTTTGTCTTGTATTTTAGTTTTAGGTGCAAATATTGCTTCTATGTATTTATACCCAACTTACCTGTTAGGAAAAATGATTTCCATTGGTCAAACCATTCAGCATATCGAAGTATTGGTAGCGATAATTTGGATGTTATCAATTTTCTTTAAAATTACCATTGTATTTTATGGCCTGAAAAAAGGCTTGGGCCAGCTTCTCAATTTAAACAATACCAATTTTTTAAATTATCCTATTGGACTGATTTTGTCAGCAGCTGCTTACTATATTATTCCAAACACTACTTATTTTGGCTACTTTGTACAGAATTATTGGCCGTACTATCTGTTTATATTAAGCGTATTGATTCCATGTATATTTTTAGTTATTGGCATTTTTAAACGGAAGTCGGTCACAACACAGTGAGCAAAGGAGAGGAAAGAAATGCATCCACGCTTAGTAATAAGCAATTTTCAATTGTTCTCAATGATGCTTCTGTTTTTATTCGGCAGTGCAACCATTGTGAGTATTGGACAGGAAGCGCGTCAATCTGCATGGATTGCCGTTTTAGTGGGGATGTTAATATATTTACCTTTCTTTGCTCTTGTTACACTTTTATATAAAAAACACCCGGAAGCCACGTTTCCAACAATTTTAAAAATTGCTTTTGGAAAACATCTTGGAAGAATCATTTGCATGTTGTACGTGCTATATTTTATTTACATTGGTGCCCGTGTTCTAAGAGACTTTTGTGAGCTATTATTATTAACATCCATGAATCACACACCGCTAGTAATTGTTGGAGCGATTATGATGCTAGTGATTGCTTATGCATGCTTTTTAGAAGTTGAGCCTATTGCAAGAGCGAGCGTTTTATTATTAGTTGTTTTTATTGGTTTCATTGTATTAGGGTTCTTGTTACTCTTCTTTTCTGATGTTATGAATCCAGATCGCATGCAACCCATTTTAGGGGAAGGGATCGACTCAATTTTTAAAGCCGTGTTTCCTCTTATCTTGACGTTTCCATTTGGAGAAATGGTTGTTTTCTTAATGTTTAATCAGTTTGTAAAGGGAGAACGGTCTCTTAGGAAAATGGGAACACGTGCTGTAGTTATAGGTGGGGTTATGCTTAGTATGCTAAGTTTGATCAGCTTAACTACGCTAGGTCAACACTTGGTAGGATCATCGACGATTCCCCTTATTGTAACTGTACAGCAAGTAAATATTGGAGATATTATTCAACGAATGGATATGCTAGCTATTAGCGTTCTCATCATTGGTGGATTTGCTAAAGTAACGATTTTCGCATATGCAGCGATTGTAGGGATAAAAGAGATTTATCAAACGAATAGTCACAAGCTGTTGATTTTTTTAATTGCAATTTCGATCCTCACGACGACAGTTTTTATGTCCGATAACTCGGTCAAGCATTTAAATATAGGGTTAAAAGTGGTACCTGTTTGGATTCACATCCCTATGCAGTTTGTAATTCCAATTGTGACGCTGCTAATTCTCCAGTTGAAAAGTAGGAAGAAAAATAGAAGTACATAGCAATTTCAAAGGGAGTATGGTATAGTTAAGAACGAAAATTGAAAGAAGAAATGCCGTGCTCTATGTGCGGGAGAGGTTCGTAAACTCCCTCTATAAAAAACTAAGATCATCAGTGAGATGACAAATGGCGCCGTTTTAGGGGCTTTTTTCCTGTTTCTTTGTTTATAAGAAAGGGATTCTTAGTTAAGGGAGATTGCAAACACTGCAATCTCTTTTTTTTATATGATCTAAATAACGGAATGTTTTCTTCTTTGACTTTATATAGGAAAAGGAGACGAAAAAATGAAAAACGAAAAAGCAATTGTTGTATTTAGCGGTGGACAAGATAGTACGACTTGTTTATTTTGGGCGTTAAAAAACTTTAAAGAAGTGGAAACCGTTACGTTCGGCTACGGTCAGCGTCATAGTAAAGAGATTGAAGTTGCACAAGCCATTGCAAAAGACCTTGGTGTGAAGCACACAATTTTAGATATGTCGCTGTTAAGTCAGTTAGCCCCTAACGCACTGACAAGAGATGATATTGATATTAGCCAGGAGGAAGGGGAGCTACCAACAACGTTTGTAGACGGACGCAACCTTCTCTTTTTGTCTTTTGCCGCTGTACTAGCTAAAAATAGCGGTGCACGTCATTTGGTAACAGGCGTATGCGAAACAGATTTTTCAGGGTATCCAGACTGCAGAGATGTATTCGTTAAATCCCTCAACGTAACGCTGAATTTATCAATGGATTTTGAATTTGTTATTCACACACCGTTAATGTGGATTGATAAAGCAGAGACATGGGGACTAGCGGATGAACTAGGTGCGCTTGATTATGTACGTGAACATACATTAACTTGCTATAACGGTATTATTGCAGACGGGTGCGGAGAGTGTCCTGCATGTAAACTTCGCAAGAGAGGTCTAGAACAATACCTTGAAACGAAACGAGGAGGGGAACAGTAATGCTTCAGCAAATTTACCCACAGGTAGTACATCCTTATTCGTACGAATTAAATAAAGACATGAACTTTGCCGCTGCGCATTTTGTTCCTCATGAGTCAGCGGGAAAATGTCAGCAGGTTCATGGCCATACGTATTTTGTGAATCTAACAATTGCAGGTGATGAATTAGATTCATCAGGCTTTTTAGTTAATTTTGCTACGTTGAAAAAGATTGTGTCTGGTCAGTTCGACCATACGCTTTTAAATGATCATAAGCATTTATTTAATGAAGAGGATGCGAATGATTTCCCAACATCTGAAGTGATTGCTCGAAAAATTTATGAACTTGTACAAGCTCATTTAGATGCGCTTGAAAATAAACCAGTATGTGTGCAAGTGTTTGTTCGTGAAACTCCTACAAGCTACGTTGTATATCGTCCAAAGAAGGTGAAGCGAGATGAATAATAAGGTTCCTGTACTCGAAATATTTGGTCCTACGATTCAAGGAGAAGGAATGGTTGTGGGGCGAAAAACAATGTTTGTGCGTACAGCTGGCTGTGATTATTCATGCAGCTGGTGTGATTCCGCATTTACTTGGGATGGGTCAGCCAAAAATGACATTCGTCAATTGACGGATGAAGAAGTCTGGCATGAGCTGCAAGCTCTAGGAGGAGATCGTTTTGATCATGTAACCATTTCAGGAGGAAATCCAGCGCTGTTAAAATCTTTAGATAAACTGGTGGACCGCTTGCATAACAATGGAAAGCAAGTCGCGCTTGAGACTCAAGGAAGTCGCTTTCAAGAGTGGTTTTATAAAATTGATGATTTAACTATTTCACCTAAGCCACCAAGTTCAGGAATGAAGACCAATTACGAAGTGTTGGACGATATTATTGAGCGTTTGAAAAACAAAGGACGAAGTCAACACATTAGCATTAAAGTGGTTGTGTTTGATGAAATAGATTTCAATTACGCAAAGCAGATTCATCAGCGTTATGCATCAGTTCCTTTCTTTGTCCAAGTAGGAAACGATGATTTGACGACAACGGATGATGATGCATTAACCCGCAAATTATTAGAGAAATATGAGTGGTTAATTGATCTTGTTGTAGCTTCACCGGATATGAATAATGTACGTGTATTGCCACAGGTTCATGCACTTGTATGGGGAAATAAAAGAGGCGTGTAAGCGTTCTTTAAAAAATTTACAAATAAAATACAAAAACAGATATGTACAAAATGAAAAAACGCTGTTAGAATGACAATCGTAGAAAGAGAGGAAACACAAATGAGTGGTCGTAAAGAAGAGGAATTAGAAGGTGTAACGCTTTTAGGCAATCAGGGAACAAAATACTTATTTGAGTATTCACCAGAAATTTTAGAGGTGTTTGATAACAAGCATCCAAATCGAGATTATTTCGTTAAGTTTAATTGTCCAGAATTTACAAGCTTATGTCCGCAAACGGGTCAGCCCGATTTTGCTACAATTTATATTAGCTATATACCTGATGAAAAAATGGTTGAGAGTAAATCCTTAAAGCTTTATTTGTTTAGTTTTCGAAACCATGGTGATTTCCATGAAGATTGTATGAATATCATTATGAATGATTTAATCAAACTGATGAATCCACGTTATATTGAGGTATGGGGGAAATTTACGCCACGCGGTGGAATTTCCATTGATCCATATACAAACTATGGTCGCCCAGGTACAAAATATGAAGAAATGGCTTCTTATCGATTAATGAATCACGACTTATACCCAGAAACAATTGATAATCGTTAATGAAAGCAGGTTGTCTTAACAACCTGTTTTCCAATGTAAACAACAACAAGGTGAGAAGGTGAAAGAATGTCACAAAGATCAGCATTAGTACTAGGAGCAAGCGGCCTTATTGGTCAAGAACTTTTACAGTTGCTTTTGGATAATCGCTTATATAGCCATGTGACAGTACTTGTTCGAAAGGCATTGCCAATTGAACATGAAAAGCTACGTCAGCTCGAAATTGATTTTGCAGAGCTTGAAAAGTATGAAAAAGATTTTGCAGTTGATGATGTCTATTGTTGTTTAGGCACAACGATGAAAAAAGCAAAGACGAAATCGAAGTTTATTAAAGTGGACTATGAATTTCCACTAAAAGCAGCAAAATGTGCCGAAGCAAATCGCTGTCAGAACTTTTTAACCGTTACAGCAATTGGTGCTGATCTGCGCTCCCCATTCTTTTACAGTAAGGTAAAAGGTCAGGTGGAAGAAGATATTGCGAGCCTATATATTCGTTCGACGCATTTCTTCCGTCCATCACTACTGTTAGGCAAACGCAACGAGTTTCGTTTAGCTGAAAAAGTAGGGGAATACACTCTTAAGTCTTGCTCATTTTGCCTAATTGGTAAATGGAAGAAATATCGACCAATTAAAGCTTACAATGTTGCAAAAGCAATGATGAAAGCGGCTATGGAAGATAAAGCAGGTGTTCATATCCACGAAAGCCAAGATATTTTCACTGGAGAATGTTATTACTCATTTACAAATGGTAAAAAAGTAATTGCAAAGTAAAAGCCTCGAATTTAGAGGCTTTTTTCTTTTTTTAGAGGTAGCTATTTTTCTTTCCTTAAGGAAACTTTTTTAGTTTCATGCATATAATGAAGTAAAAGCATGAGGAGGAAGGAAATGAAATCGGTTAAAAAAGCGCAACAGTATGCGTATATGTTGTACAAACTCGGTATTTTAAGTAAAGAGCAAAAGGAAAAGATTTGTAACAAATAACCACCTAGTACTTTGTACTAGGTGGTTATTTGTTACATCGCATGATTGATAATGGTGTAATTTTTATGGTTTACAACCGTTCGCTGTTCTAAGTCTAGGTCACGATAGTTAGTCATATAAGTTAAGTCAACAATTACAGAGTTCTCATTTACTTTTTCTACAATACCTTTTAACCCATTTTTAAATTCAATTATGTTTCCTACTTCTGCAATTTTCATCGTAATCGCTCCTTTATCAGAATGTTTTTAGAAAATTTTCAAAAGTAAATCTAGTTAACGCTTTCTATTTTCTTTTTCTCAATTTTGCCTTAAATTGGTTAATTAGTAAAGGTTTTTTTAAAAAAATGTAAAAAAAGATGGTTTTTTAAGTAAATCCTTCGACAAAAGTAGGGTAATTCGATATAGTACTGACATATAGGATTATTTAGTGATTAAAACATTAGAAATAGAAGGTGTCAATTATTATGAGAAATACAGGATTAGTATTAGAAGGTGGCGGTATGAGAGGCCTTTATACAACAGGGGTTCTTGATTACTTTATGGAACAAGACTTATATTTACCTTATGTGATTGGCGTTTCGGCCGGAGCCTGTCATGCAACTTCCTATTTATCGCGACAAGTAGGAAGAAGCCGTCGAGCTAATCTAGATTATATAGATGATCCCCGCTACTTGTCACTACGAAATTATTTTAAGACG from Bacillus sp. 1780r2a1 encodes the following:
- the queC gene encoding 7-cyano-7-deazaguanine synthase QueC, whose translation is MKNEKAIVVFSGGQDSTTCLFWALKNFKEVETVTFGYGQRHSKEIEVAQAIAKDLGVKHTILDMSLLSQLAPNALTRDDIDISQEEGELPTTFVDGRNLLFLSFAAVLAKNSGARHLVTGVCETDFSGYPDCRDVFVKSLNVTLNLSMDFEFVIHTPLMWIDKAETWGLADELGALDYVREHTLTCYNGIIADGCGECPACKLRKRGLEQYLETKRGGEQ
- a CDS encoding spore germination protein, with translation MHPRLVISNFQLFSMMLLFLFGSATIVSIGQEARQSAWIAVLVGMLIYLPFFALVTLLYKKHPEATFPTILKIAFGKHLGRIICMLYVLYFIYIGARVLRDFCELLLLTSMNHTPLVIVGAIMMLVIAYACFLEVEPIARASVLLLVVFIGFIVLGFLLLFFSDVMNPDRMQPILGEGIDSIFKAVFPLILTFPFGEMVVFLMFNQFVKGERSLRKMGTRAVVIGGVMLSMLSLISLTTLGQHLVGSSTIPLIVTVQQVNIGDIIQRMDMLAISVLIIGGFAKVTIFAYAAIVGIKEIYQTNSHKLLIFLIAISILTTTVFMSDNSVKHLNIGLKVVPVWIHIPMQFVIPIVTLLILQLKSRKKNRST
- a CDS encoding DUF2187 family protein; this encodes MKIAEVGNIIEFKNGLKGIVEKVNENSVIVDLTYMTNYRDLDLEQRTVVNHKNYTIINHAM
- a CDS encoding endospore germination permease; translated protein: MNQKEVISGKQFFTLIYVFSIGSAVLVVPTVLLAVARNTAWVCAIIGTGSGLLFAGLLLGLIKKYPQSTLIDIAKKSCGKYVGGIISVLYLLVMLLEGSFLLRDISNFMTTQIVPETYSSWIHILIMIAVMYAAYLGIEVVGRTSEIFLPWVLVPFVLLIILNIPQMKIERILPLFYLKADEIYIGSFYFLSNPFLELILILMVTPHVQKYEHVKKGLLYGVVASGFTVIIVTLSCILVLGANIASMYLYPTYLLGKMISIGQTIQHIEVLVAIIWMLSIFFKITIVFYGLKKGLGQLLNLNNTNFLNYPIGLILSAAAYYIIPNTTYFGYFVQNYWPYYLFILSVLIPCIFLVIGIFKRKSVTTQ
- a CDS encoding NAD-dependent epimerase/dehydratase family protein, yielding MSQRSALVLGASGLIGQELLQLLLDNRLYSHVTVLVRKALPIEHEKLRQLEIDFAELEKYEKDFAVDDVYCCLGTTMKKAKTKSKFIKVDYEFPLKAAKCAEANRCQNFLTVTAIGADLRSPFFYSKVKGQVEEDIASLYIRSTHFFRPSLLLGKRNEFRLAEKVGEYTLKSCSFCLIGKWKKYRPIKAYNVAKAMMKAAMEDKAGVHIHESQDIFTGECYYSFTNGKKVIAK
- the queE gene encoding 7-carboxy-7-deazaguanine synthase QueE, with protein sequence MNNKVPVLEIFGPTIQGEGMVVGRKTMFVRTAGCDYSCSWCDSAFTWDGSAKNDIRQLTDEEVWHELQALGGDRFDHVTISGGNPALLKSLDKLVDRLHNNGKQVALETQGSRFQEWFYKIDDLTISPKPPSSGMKTNYEVLDDIIERLKNKGRSQHISIKVVVFDEIDFNYAKQIHQRYASVPFFVQVGNDDLTTTDDDALTRKLLEKYEWLIDLVVASPDMNNVRVLPQVHALVWGNKRGV
- the queF gene encoding preQ(1) synthase — encoded protein: MSGRKEEELEGVTLLGNQGTKYLFEYSPEILEVFDNKHPNRDYFVKFNCPEFTSLCPQTGQPDFATIYISYIPDEKMVESKSLKLYLFSFRNHGDFHEDCMNIIMNDLIKLMNPRYIEVWGKFTPRGGISIDPYTNYGRPGTKYEEMASYRLMNHDLYPETIDNR
- the queD gene encoding 6-carboxytetrahydropterin synthase QueD, whose translation is MLQQIYPQVVHPYSYELNKDMNFAAAHFVPHESAGKCQQVHGHTYFVNLTIAGDELDSSGFLVNFATLKKIVSGQFDHTLLNDHKHLFNEEDANDFPTSEVIARKIYELVQAHLDALENKPVCVQVFVRETPTSYVVYRPKKVKRDE